Proteins from a single region of Dasania marina DSM 21967:
- a CDS encoding FMN-binding glutamate synthase family protein, whose product MSTANTQFPVLYQFVSDFLEFSQLLFVLVVIIAALIVVYLYLSDITQTKQAIRRNYPVIGRFRYLFEHMGEFFRQYFFAQDREELPFNRAQRSWVYRAAKKVDSTIAFGSTRPLNQAGDIIFLNCLFPTLTEDATPTNAVTIGQGYARQPYTSSSIFHISGMSFGAISIPAITALANGAKKAGIWMNTGEGSVSPYHLRSGCDLVFQIGTAKYGVGKPDKTLDEEKLLRIAKLEQVKMFEIKMSQGAKPGKGGILPKEKVTKVIAEVRHIPEGQDSISPNGHVEIQCIDNLLDMIVRIRELTGKPVGFKVVIGDSEWIDDLMQAIHRRGPSHAPDFITIDSADGGTGAAPQSLMDYVGLPIKRSLPLMVDKLIEYDLRDRIKIIVSGKLINPSEVAWAICMGADFITSARGFMFALGCIQALQCNKNTCPTGITTHNKDLQRGLDPTDKAERVYNYATQLQYEVGVIAHSCGVKEARSLTRKHANIINAHGLPEPMEVQFPTPTMRADLITSSKEP is encoded by the coding sequence ATGAGTACCGCCAACACCCAATTCCCCGTGCTATACCAATTTGTCAGCGACTTCTTAGAATTTAGCCAATTGCTGTTTGTGTTGGTAGTCATTATTGCCGCCCTGATAGTGGTGTATCTGTACCTATCAGACATCACCCAAACCAAACAAGCGATACGGCGTAACTATCCGGTAATAGGCCGCTTTCGTTATTTATTTGAACATATGGGGGAGTTTTTCCGGCAGTACTTTTTTGCCCAAGACCGCGAAGAGCTACCCTTCAACCGCGCCCAGCGCTCTTGGGTTTATCGCGCCGCCAAAAAAGTGGATTCCACTATCGCCTTTGGCTCTACCCGGCCACTCAATCAAGCCGGTGATATTATCTTTTTAAACTGTCTATTCCCCACCTTAACCGAAGATGCCACCCCCACCAACGCGGTGACGATAGGCCAAGGCTATGCTCGCCAGCCTTATACCAGCAGCTCTATTTTTCATATTTCAGGTATGAGCTTTGGAGCCATTTCTATACCGGCCATTACCGCTTTAGCTAACGGCGCCAAAAAAGCCGGCATATGGATGAATACCGGCGAAGGCTCAGTGTCCCCCTATCATTTGCGCAGCGGCTGCGATTTAGTGTTTCAAATAGGCACCGCCAAATACGGCGTAGGCAAACCCGATAAAACCTTGGACGAAGAAAAGCTACTGCGCATAGCCAAGTTAGAGCAAGTAAAAATGTTTGAAATAAAAATGAGCCAAGGCGCAAAGCCAGGCAAAGGCGGCATTTTACCCAAAGAAAAAGTCACCAAGGTTATTGCCGAAGTTAGGCATATACCCGAAGGCCAAGATTCAATCAGCCCCAACGGCCATGTCGAAATACAGTGCATAGATAACCTGCTGGATATGATAGTGCGCATACGTGAATTAACCGGCAAACCGGTAGGTTTTAAAGTAGTTATAGGCGACAGCGAGTGGATAGACGACTTAATGCAAGCCATACACCGCCGCGGCCCCAGCCACGCCCCCGACTTTATTACTATAGATAGCGCCGATGGTGGCACCGGTGCAGCCCCGCAAAGCCTAATGGATTATGTAGGCTTACCGATTAAGCGTAGCCTGCCGTTGATGGTCGATAAACTCATTGAGTATGATTTGCGTGACCGCATAAAAATTATCGTCTCGGGGAAATTAATCAACCCCAGCGAAGTCGCCTGGGCTATATGCATGGGCGCCGATTTTATTACCTCAGCCCGTGGTTTTATGTTTGCACTAGGCTGCATACAAGCCCTGCAATGCAATAAAAACACCTGCCCCACCGGCATCACCACTCACAACAAAGATTTACAACGCGGCCTAGACCCAACCGACAAAGCCGAACGCGTATACAATTACGCCACTCAATTGCAATATGAAGTGGGTGTTATTGCTCACTCCTGTGGTGTTAAAGAAGCGCGCAGCTTAACCCGTAAACATGCCAACATTATTAATGCACACGGCTTACCGGAACCTATGGAAGTGCAATTTCCTACGCCAACGATGCGCGCTGATTTAATCACCAGTTCAAAAGAACCATAA
- a CDS encoding M48 family metallopeptidase — MNFFTEQDQARRNSKILIALFAVAVCSLIAITNLVVAITFWLMDGQLQDSSHVTELLHSAGKPSFAHYFSWQNFGKISLMVSSAIAIVIAYKWLQLAAGGKRVAESLGGVRIHPNTDNVNEKRVLNVVEEMALASGMPVPAVYLLRGEKGINAFAAGNTPADAVIGVTQGAIEQFDSEQLQGVVAHEFSHILNGDMRLNLRMIALLSGIVFIGNIGELIMRAGGRHGGYHTTKRSGDARVFMLGLAFVIIGWLGVFFGGLIKAAISRQREFLADASAVQFTRNPQGIANALKIIGGYQAGSRVFSAKASEISHMFIAEALGSWASFDTHPEIEKRIRKIEPGWNGAMISRRMRVEASAQAGAALHGKEQRKGQAAMAAVAGAAFVAAQQTQAIHSAVADAEHSIESIPYGLKKLAHEPLGASALVYSLLLDADKATAEQQITYIEQCQVKGLVMLCLQIKEDVAGLDVSLRLPLIELSLPALKMLSAEQYKQFKKTLLLIIRADKKFEIFEWCLFQLVRHYLAPEFETIRASKPQYKKAKQVAKPYAIVLSALVRYGHDDEGEQHRGFTKGANTAGLYTLTLLPEQDCSMDDFVKAVNQLANCFPLLKPKLLKGFADCVSHDGVVSPIEQEVLTAIAAVMDCPQPRLLMS, encoded by the coding sequence GTGAATTTCTTCACTGAGCAAGATCAGGCCCGCCGCAACAGTAAAATATTAATTGCCTTGTTTGCTGTTGCGGTGTGCAGCCTTATTGCTATCACCAATCTTGTTGTGGCTATTACCTTTTGGCTGATGGATGGCCAGCTGCAAGATTCTTCCCATGTCACCGAGTTGCTACACAGTGCGGGTAAACCTAGCTTTGCCCATTATTTTAGCTGGCAAAATTTTGGCAAGATTAGTCTTATGGTCAGCAGTGCTATCGCCATAGTGATAGCCTATAAATGGCTGCAGTTAGCGGCCGGCGGCAAGCGTGTGGCCGAGTCTTTGGGTGGCGTACGCATACATCCCAATACCGACAATGTTAATGAAAAGCGCGTGCTTAACGTGGTGGAAGAAATGGCCTTGGCCTCCGGCATGCCGGTGCCTGCGGTGTATTTGTTGCGCGGCGAAAAAGGTATTAACGCTTTTGCCGCGGGTAATACCCCAGCCGATGCAGTGATTGGTGTTACCCAGGGGGCCATAGAGCAGTTTGATAGTGAGCAACTGCAAGGGGTAGTGGCGCACGAATTTAGCCATATACTTAACGGCGATATGCGCTTAAACCTGCGCATGATTGCGCTGTTATCCGGTATTGTTTTTATCGGTAATATAGGCGAGCTGATTATGCGCGCCGGTGGCCGCCATGGCGGTTATCACACCACTAAGCGCTCCGGTGATGCCCGGGTGTTTATGCTGGGCTTGGCCTTTGTCATTATAGGTTGGCTGGGTGTTTTTTTTGGCGGTTTGATTAAAGCCGCTATTAGTAGGCAGCGTGAATTTTTAGCCGATGCCTCAGCGGTGCAATTTACCCGCAACCCACAAGGCATCGCTAATGCCTTAAAAATTATTGGGGGTTATCAAGCGGGGTCACGGGTGTTCAGTGCCAAAGCCAGTGAGATTAGCCATATGTTTATTGCCGAGGCGTTGGGCAGCTGGGCTAGCTTTGATACTCACCCCGAAATAGAAAAGCGTATTAGAAAAATAGAGCCAGGCTGGAATGGCGCTATGATTAGCCGTCGCATGCGCGTAGAGGCCAGTGCGCAGGCGGGCGCAGCCTTGCATGGCAAAGAGCAACGCAAGGGGCAGGCCGCTATGGCCGCCGTTGCCGGCGCTGCTTTTGTTGCCGCACAACAGACCCAAGCTATACATTCGGCGGTAGCCGATGCCGAGCACAGCATAGAGAGCATTCCCTATGGGTTAAAAAAGCTTGCTCATGAACCTTTGGGAGCCAGTGCTTTGGTGTATAGCTTATTACTCGATGCCGATAAGGCTACGGCCGAGCAGCAAATAACTTATATAGAACAATGTCAGGTTAAAGGTTTGGTAATGCTATGCCTGCAAATTAAAGAGGACGTTGCGGGCTTAGATGTCAGCTTGCGTTTACCGTTAATTGAGTTAAGTTTGCCAGCGTTAAAAATGTTATCGGCAGAGCAATACAAGCAGTTTAAAAAAACCTTATTGTTAATCATACGCGCCGATAAAAAATTTGAAATATTTGAATGGTGCCTATTTCAATTGGTGCGTCATTATCTGGCGCCAGAGTTTGAAACCATACGAGCCAGCAAGCCGCAATATAAAAAGGCTAAACAGGTTGCCAAGCCCTACGCTATAGTATTGTCTGCGTTGGTGCGCTACGGGCATGATGATGAAGGCGAACAGCATCGTGGGTTTACTAAAGGTGCCAATACCGCAGGTTTATACACCTTAACGTTATTGCCTGAGCAGGACTGCAGTATGGATGATTTTGTGAAAGCGGTTAATCAATTAGCTAACTGCTTTCCGCTGCTAAAGCCTAAATTACTAAAAGGGTTTGCTGATTGTGTCAGCCATGATGGCGTGGTCAGCCCTATTGAACAAGAAGTGTTAACAGCCATCGCTGCAGTGATGGATTGCCCTCAACCTCGGCTATTAATGAGCTAA
- a CDS encoding LemA family protein, whose protein sequence is MDLSSIIFWVIIFGSIVYIVGIYNQLVTLRNRFQNAFSQIEVQLKRRYDLIPNLVETAKAYMSHERETLEAVISARNEAMTMLKGAAADPSGSAIQGLAGAEGVLQGALGKMNMVMEAYPDLKANQNMMQLTEELTTTENRVAFARQAFNDAVTEYNSYKQSFPPVFFAKKFGHPKDASLLEFEDSAAIQAAPKVSF, encoded by the coding sequence ATGGATTTATCATCAATTATCTTCTGGGTGATTATTTTTGGTTCGATTGTTTACATTGTCGGTATTTATAATCAATTAGTCACTTTAAGAAATCGCTTCCAAAATGCGTTCTCACAAATCGAAGTGCAGCTTAAACGCCGCTACGACTTAATCCCCAATTTAGTCGAAACCGCTAAAGCTTATATGAGCCATGAGCGCGAAACCTTAGAGGCGGTGATTAGTGCTCGCAATGAGGCGATGACGATGTTGAAAGGGGCTGCGGCCGACCCTAGCGGCAGTGCGATTCAAGGTTTGGCGGGGGCCGAAGGGGTATTACAGGGAGCCTTGGGTAAAATGAATATGGTGATGGAGGCCTATCCCGATTTAAAAGCCAATCAAAATATGATGCAGCTTACCGAAGAATTAACCACCACCGAAAATCGCGTGGCTTTTGCTAGGCAGGCTTTTAATGATGCGGTGACTGAATACAATAGCTACAAGCAATCATTTCCCCCGGTGTTTTTTGCGAAAAAGTTTGGCCACCCTAAAGACGCTAGCCTATTAGAGTTTGAGGATAGCGCCGCCATACAGGCCGCGCCTAAAGTTTCCTTTTAA
- a CDS encoding urate hydroxylase PuuD, with product MENIISLDLLFRWAHVLFGITWIGLLYYFNFIQGEYFKEAEASAKADATKKLAPRALWWFRWGAMFTFITGLVLLMGIRKTHGIDGFIAMGALMGTFMFLNVWLIIWPNQKIVCGIVEGDASVAGPKALLASRTNTLFSIPMLFGMLASFHGTGKGSTLIDHAAGASQGLTTGVIAVLALVVLLQLNAMFGKLGPMASVKGVIHSSLALAVVCVGLLQLV from the coding sequence ATGGAAAATATCATCAGCTTAGATCTACTATTTCGCTGGGCGCACGTGTTATTCGGTATCACGTGGATAGGCCTACTGTACTATTTCAACTTTATTCAAGGTGAATACTTCAAAGAGGCTGAGGCTAGCGCCAAGGCTGATGCCACTAAAAAATTAGCGCCACGTGCGTTGTGGTGGTTCCGTTGGGGCGCCATGTTTACCTTTATTACCGGTTTGGTGTTGTTGATGGGTATTCGCAAGACTCACGGTATTGATGGATTCATCGCCATGGGCGCGTTAATGGGTACTTTTATGTTCCTAAACGTTTGGTTAATTATCTGGCCAAACCAAAAAATCGTTTGCGGCATTGTTGAAGGTGATGCATCGGTTGCCGGTCCTAAGGCTTTATTAGCTTCACGAACCAATACGTTGTTTTCTATCCCTATGTTGTTCGGCATGCTGGCCTCTTTCCATGGCACTGGCAAAGGCAGCACCCTCATAGATCACGCTGCTGGCGCATCTCAAGGCCTGACTACTGGCGTTATTGCAGTATTAGCTTTAGTTGTATTGCTGCAGCTAAATGCTATGTTCGGTAAGTTAGGGCCTATGGCTAGTGTGAAGGGTGTTATTCACTCTAGTCTCGCGTTAGCGGTTGTATGTGTAGGCTTGTTACAGCTGGTATAG
- the alr gene encoding alanine racemase: MARPAKAKINLDALRHNYNVACNIAPDSQAVAIVKANAYGHGAVETVKALQEHAPVFGVACIEEAMELREAGIEQPILLLEGMFSASEVAVAQQQGFWVAVGSRAQIEMLTHAKAGQPLKVWLKLDTGMHRLGVQPHEAVTLYRLLAESDNVADAIVLMTHLACGDELERPQTDTQIQCFDETLAAIKDVADELGQTVETSLANSAGTMAWQDCRRSWVRPGYMLYGGNPFGHSQESADQLQPVMNLLTAVIALRDIAVGECVGYGANWCAQRPSKIATIAMGYADGYPRVVKTGTPVLIHGERVSIVGNVSMDMITIDVTDIADVQLGDEVMMWGEGLPVDEIAACAGTIGYELLARMPTRVPRIYVGG, encoded by the coding sequence ATGGCTCGTCCTGCAAAAGCTAAAATCAATCTAGATGCCTTGCGCCACAACTATAACGTGGCTTGCAATATTGCACCCGACTCGCAAGCGGTGGCTATTGTTAAAGCCAATGCCTACGGCCATGGTGCTGTTGAGACGGTAAAGGCCTTACAAGAACACGCCCCGGTATTTGGCGTGGCTTGCATAGAAGAAGCCATGGAGTTGCGAGAGGCAGGCATAGAGCAACCTATTTTATTATTAGAGGGGATGTTTAGCGCCAGCGAAGTTGCTGTAGCGCAGCAGCAGGGTTTTTGGGTCGCCGTGGGCAGCCGCGCACAAATAGAAATGCTGACTCATGCTAAAGCTGGCCAGCCTTTAAAAGTTTGGTTAAAGCTGGATACCGGTATGCATCGCTTGGGAGTGCAGCCCCATGAAGCAGTAACGTTATACCGCTTGCTAGCCGAGAGCGACAACGTAGCCGACGCCATTGTACTCATGACGCACTTGGCGTGTGGGGATGAGTTAGAGCGTCCACAAACCGATACCCAAATACAGTGTTTTGATGAGACTCTTGCGGCGATTAAGGATGTGGCCGATGAGTTGGGCCAAACTGTAGAAACCAGCCTTGCCAACTCGGCGGGTACTATGGCCTGGCAAGATTGCCGTCGCAGCTGGGTGCGCCCAGGTTATATGCTCTATGGCGGTAACCCTTTTGGTCATAGCCAGGAAAGCGCCGACCAATTGCAGCCAGTGATGAACCTACTGACTGCCGTCATTGCTCTACGCGATATAGCGGTAGGCGAGTGCGTGGGCTATGGCGCCAACTGGTGCGCCCAGCGCCCCTCAAAAATTGCTACCATCGCCATGGGTTATGCCGACGGCTACCCTCGCGTAGTTAAGACCGGTACACCGGTGTTGATTCACGGCGAGCGCGTTAGCATAGTGGGCAATGTATCTATGGACATGATTACTATCGACGTCACCGACATAGCCGATGTGCAGTTAGGCGATGAGGTAATGATGTGGGGTGAAGGTTTGCCTGTCGATGAAATAGCAGCCTGTGCTGGCACTATCGGTTATGAATTATTGGCGCGTATGCCAACGCGAGTGCCGAGGATTTATGTGGGTGGGTAA
- a CDS encoding cation:proton antiporter gives MGVELVVGQILLVVAMALCGLILNRLLKIDNSLGCLLVGVAAGWLVPQWGIDTGIRANNLQDLVFYLLLPILIFEAVWHIEPGDLKRWLKPILLLASVGVVLSTLFSAVLIYYGINHPSGFPWIAALICGVVLATTDPVITTAKLEQHKAPKGLITLIKGESLFSDATTIVLFSLLIAIATHSASSSNLSISTFFISVFMGGLILGGIMGLIAAILTLLLASHSTTRIVLLFAAVGSFYLAKNIFEVSGIMAVMGTAIVARMCLNEKEHSFLLGADGNWHWLALLFSSILFVLMGLVITPDMFSHQWLAILIGIGAAILSRSATIFICTIASIPFSHSIQKNWKGVLIWGDIRGVVAIALVLTLPTSLSYWWTIQSIVFGVVLFNLLIQAPTSRWLIRKITADE, from the coding sequence ATGGGTGTGGAATTAGTTGTAGGCCAAATATTACTGGTAGTGGCCATGGCGCTATGCGGTTTAATTTTAAATCGCCTGTTAAAAATTGATAACAGTTTAGGCTGCTTATTGGTGGGCGTAGCTGCAGGCTGGTTAGTGCCGCAATGGGGTATAGATACCGGCATTAGAGCCAACAACTTGCAAGACTTGGTCTTTTACCTGTTGCTACCTATATTAATTTTTGAAGCCGTCTGGCATATAGAACCCGGTGACTTAAAACGCTGGTTAAAACCCATCTTATTGCTGGCCAGTGTAGGCGTAGTACTTAGCACCTTATTTAGCGCCGTGCTTATTTATTACGGCATAAACCATCCCAGCGGCTTCCCCTGGATAGCCGCCTTGATTTGCGGCGTAGTGTTAGCCACCACCGATCCGGTAATCACTACCGCCAAGCTAGAGCAGCATAAAGCACCTAAGGGCCTTATCACCCTGATAAAAGGCGAAAGTTTATTTAGCGATGCCACCACTATTGTTTTGTTTTCGCTGCTTATTGCCATTGCCACGCACAGTGCAAGTAGCAGCAATCTTTCTATAAGTACTTTTTTTATCAGTGTATTTATGGGCGGGTTGATATTGGGCGGCATTATGGGTTTAATCGCCGCCATACTGACCTTGCTACTGGCCAGCCACTCCACCACCCGCATTGTTTTATTATTTGCAGCTGTGGGTAGCTTTTATTTAGCTAAAAACATATTTGAAGTATCAGGCATTATGGCAGTGATGGGTACAGCCATAGTCGCCCGTATGTGCCTCAACGAAAAAGAGCACAGCTTTTTATTAGGGGCCGACGGCAACTGGCACTGGCTGGCCTTATTATTTAGCAGCATCTTATTTGTGTTAATGGGCCTAGTGATTACCCCCGATATGTTTAGCCATCAATGGCTAGCCATTTTAATAGGTATAGGCGCAGCCATTCTTAGCCGTAGCGCCACCATCTTTATTTGCACTATAGCCAGCATTCCCTTCAGCCACAGCATACAAAAAAATTGGAAGGGGGTATTAATATGGGGGGATATACGTGGGGTGGTAGCCATAGCCTTAGTGCTTACCTTGCCCACCAGCTTGAGTTATTGGTGGACCATACAATCTATAGTGTTTGGGGTAGTGCTGTTTAACTTGCTTATCCAAGCGCCTACTAGCCGCTGGCTAATACGTAAAATAACAGCGGATGAATAG
- a CDS encoding D-amino acid aminotransferase, whose translation MSIVYLDGAYMPMAEAKISPMDRGFLFGDGIYEVVPSYDGKMVGFGPHIDRMIEGMGFVDIKLDWSHDQWQDVCDQLIEKNGGGNLGIYLHVSRGTDTKRFHAYPDNVTPTVFAFAFDIAPAAVADKAKVKGYKVNTQQDLRWDRCNIKSTALLGNVMHFQSGHVAGMNETLLFNANNELTEASACNAYIVKDGVVITPPLDNQCLPGITRKILLSILAKDGSIKVEERIVTKDEVLNADEVWITSSSKEIAPVVEVDGKPVGNGEVGDVWLAAQTLYSAQKYDY comes from the coding sequence ATGTCTATTGTGTATTTAGACGGCGCTTATATGCCCATGGCAGAGGCGAAAATATCGCCTATGGACCGTGGTTTTCTATTTGGCGACGGCATCTATGAAGTGGTCCCTTCATACGACGGTAAAATGGTAGGCTTTGGCCCGCACATAGACCGCATGATAGAAGGTATGGGTTTTGTTGATATCAAACTGGATTGGTCGCACGATCAATGGCAAGACGTTTGTGATCAGCTAATCGAGAAAAACGGTGGAGGCAATTTAGGTATTTATCTACATGTTAGCCGCGGCACCGACACTAAACGCTTTCATGCTTACCCCGATAATGTAACGCCTACCGTGTTTGCTTTTGCTTTTGATATTGCTCCTGCCGCTGTGGCCGATAAGGCCAAAGTTAAGGGCTACAAAGTCAACACACAGCAAGATTTACGCTGGGATAGGTGCAACATCAAATCTACCGCCTTGTTGGGTAATGTCATGCACTTTCAGTCTGGCCATGTTGCCGGCATGAACGAAACCTTATTGTTCAACGCCAACAACGAGCTAACCGAAGCGTCTGCCTGTAACGCTTATATTGTTAAAGATGGCGTAGTCATAACGCCACCACTAGATAACCAGTGCTTGCCCGGTATTACCCGCAAAATTTTGTTAAGCATATTAGCGAAAGATGGCTCTATCAAAGTGGAAGAGCGCATAGTCACTAAAGACGAAGTGTTAAACGCTGATGAAGTGTGGATTACCTCTTCTTCTAAAGAGATTGCACCCGTTGTTGAAGTTGACGGCAAGCCCGTAGGTAACGGTGAAGTGGGCGACGTATGGTTGGCTGCACAAACCTTATATAGCGCGCAAAAGTACGATTATTAA
- a CDS encoding GNAT family N-acetyltransferase: MEYEINQFHQPVGLAINNWTPPPLPKRTVLTGRFCHLEPLASHHTENLYAANQVNSESDNWTYLPYGPFSDSKDYQTWIEQYTSSNDPLFYAIVNLSTGKAAGVASYLRITPNMGTIEVGHIHYSPNLQRSPAATEAMFLMMDHAFSLGYRRYEWKCDALNAPSRAAAQRLGFSFEGIFRQAVVVKGRNRDTAWYATTDQEWPTLKAAFIQWLSPGNFDENGNQKTKLSDLTAPCLQNII; this comes from the coding sequence ATGGAATACGAGATAAATCAATTTCATCAACCTGTAGGCTTAGCCATAAACAACTGGACACCACCACCCTTACCCAAGCGCACAGTGCTAACCGGTCGTTTTTGCCACCTTGAACCACTAGCCTCACACCACACAGAAAATCTATACGCCGCCAATCAAGTAAACAGTGAGAGTGACAACTGGACGTACTTACCCTACGGGCCTTTTAGCGACAGTAAGGATTACCAAACCTGGATTGAGCAATACACAAGTAGTAACGACCCACTCTTTTACGCCATAGTAAACCTATCAACAGGTAAAGCCGCCGGAGTTGCCAGCTATTTACGCATCACCCCTAACATGGGCACGATTGAAGTCGGACACATACACTATTCGCCAAACCTACAGCGCAGCCCTGCAGCAACAGAAGCCATGTTTTTAATGATGGATCATGCCTTTTCACTAGGCTATAGGCGCTACGAATGGAAATGCGACGCACTCAATGCGCCTTCACGTGCCGCAGCTCAACGATTAGGGTTTTCTTTCGAGGGCATATTCCGCCAAGCAGTCGTTGTAAAAGGACGCAATCGCGACACGGCTTGGTATGCAACCACCGATCAAGAATGGCCAACACTTAAAGCCGCCTTTATACAGTGGCTATCGCCAGGTAATTTTGATGAAAACGGCAATCAAAAAACTAAACTGTCCGATTTAACCGCTCCGTGTTTACAAAATATTATTTAA
- a CDS encoding fumarate hydratase codes for MTIIRQDDLIDSIADALQFISYYHPLDFIQAVDKAYQREQNPAAKDAMAQILINSRMCAEGHRPICQDTGIVTVFLKVGMNVQWDATMSVTDMCNEGIRRAYMNPDNVLRASILADPDGARTNTKDNTPGVVHYEIVPGDTVEVHVAAKGGGSEAKSKFAMLNPSDSVVDWVLNMVPQMGAGWCPPGMLGIGIGGTAEKAMMLAKESLLEPVDIQDLQQRGASNRAEELRLELHEKVNKLGIGAQGLGGLTTVLDVKVKDFPSHAANKAIAMIPNCAATRHTHFTLDGSGSAKLTPPKLEDWPEVTREAGANVKRVNLDTVTKEEVKGWKPGDTLLLNGKMLTGRDAAHKKMVDMINNGEELPVSMQGRFIYYVGPVDPIGDEVVGPAGPTTATRMDKFTRTMLAETGLLGMIGKAERGPIAIEAIKEFESVYLMAVGGAAFLVAQAIKASKVVGFPELGMEAIYEFELEDMPVTVAVDYQGESIHQTGPAFWSKKIEAEAIEVR; via the coding sequence ATGACCATTATTCGCCAAGATGACTTAATAGATAGCATTGCTGATGCGCTGCAATTCATCTCTTATTACCACCCGCTAGATTTTATCCAAGCGGTAGACAAGGCCTATCAGCGCGAGCAGAACCCTGCTGCCAAAGACGCGATGGCGCAAATCTTAATCAATTCTCGTATGTGCGCCGAAGGCCACCGTCCTATTTGCCAAGATACTGGTATCGTTACCGTCTTCTTAAAAGTAGGTATGAATGTGCAGTGGGATGCCACCATGTCGGTTACTGATATGTGTAACGAAGGCATACGCCGTGCCTATATGAACCCTGATAATGTCTTACGAGCCTCTATTTTGGCTGATCCCGATGGCGCTAGAACCAACACTAAAGATAACACCCCGGGTGTGGTGCATTATGAAATCGTGCCCGGCGACACCGTAGAGGTGCATGTAGCCGCTAAGGGTGGCGGCAGCGAGGCCAAGTCTAAATTTGCCATGCTTAACCCCTCAGACTCGGTAGTGGATTGGGTATTAAACATGGTGCCGCAAATGGGCGCGGGCTGGTGTCCGCCGGGCATGCTAGGCATAGGCATAGGTGGCACCGCCGAAAAAGCCATGATGTTGGCTAAAGAATCCTTATTAGAACCTGTCGATATACAAGATTTGCAACAGCGTGGTGCCAGCAATCGCGCCGAAGAGCTGCGCTTAGAGCTGCACGAAAAGGTTAACAAGCTAGGTATAGGTGCCCAGGGCCTAGGTGGCTTAACCACGGTGTTGGATGTGAAGGTCAAAGATTTCCCCTCGCACGCCGCTAACAAAGCCATAGCCATGATCCCCAACTGTGCCGCTACCCGCCACACTCACTTCACGCTAGATGGCAGTGGCTCAGCCAAGTTAACCCCACCCAAGCTAGAAGATTGGCCAGAAGTGACCCGCGAAGCCGGTGCCAATGTGAAGCGCGTAAATCTAGATACCGTCACTAAAGAAGAGGTAAAAGGCTGGAAGCCCGGTGATACCTTATTGTTAAACGGCAAGATGTTAACCGGCCGTGATGCTGCCCATAAAAAAATGGTAGACATGATTAACAACGGTGAAGAGCTGCCGGTGTCTATGCAAGGCCGTTTTATATACTACGTGGGCCCAGTCGATCCTATTGGTGACGAAGTGGTAGGCCCCGCCGGCCCCACCACCGCTACTCGCATGGATAAATTTACCCGTACCATGCTGGCTGAAACCGGCTTACTGGGCATGATAGGTAAAGCCGAGCGCGGCCCTATCGCTATAGAGGCTATTAAAGAGTTTGAATCGGTTTACCTTATGGCCGTAGGTGGCGCAGCCTTCCTAGTGGCGCAAGCGATTAAAGCCTCTAAAGTAGTCGGTTTCCCCGAATTGGGTATGGAAGCTATCTATGAATTTGAGCTAGAAGATATGCCCGTCACCGTAGCGGTAGACTACCAAGGCGAGTCTATACACCAAACAGGCCCCGCTTTCTGGTCGAAAAAAATAGAGGCGGAAGCGATAGAGGTTAGATAA